The Coffea arabica cultivar ET-39 chromosome 1e, Coffea Arabica ET-39 HiFi, whole genome shotgun sequence genome has a window encoding:
- the LOC140003661 gene encoding magnesium transporter MRS2-I-like: MAQDGGTVVPVDTIKKKTGVSRSWMLLDSSGEGTILDLDRQSIMRRVPINARDLRILDPMLSYPSTILGREKAIVLNLEHIKAIITTEEVLLRDPLDDNVVPIVEELQRRLPMAVCRGEGEDDDRPEMRNEVETDAETEFPFEFRALEVALEGICSFLDARTRELETAAYPALDELTSKISSRNLDRVRKLKSAMTRLTSPVQKVRDELEQLLDDDDDMADLYLSRKLGGVSSPASGQGQGIPNWFPASPTLCSKISKASRTSGFTTQSTENDVEELEMLLEAYFMQIESTMNKLSTLREYIDDTEDYINIQLDNHRNQLIQLELFLSSGTVCLSMYSLVAAIFGMNIPYTWKADHGYMFKWVVILTGIACASIFLFLISYARHKGLVGS; encoded by the exons ATGGCTCAGGACGGTGGCACTGTTGTGCCGGTGGATACTATAAAGAAGAAAACTGGTGTTTCCAGGAGTTGGATGCTGTTGGACAGCAGCGGAGAGGGAACTATTCTGGATTTGGATAGGCAGTCTATCATGAGAAGAGTTCCAATTAACGCCAGAGATCTTCGAATTCTGGATCCCATGCTGTCTTACCCTTCTACTATTCTAGGCAGGGAAAAGGCTATTGttctcaatttggag CACATCAAAGCAATTATTACAACCGAAGAG GTATTGCTACGTGACCCGCTGGATGATAATGTGGTGCCTATTGTGGAAGAACTTCAAAGAAGATTGCCTATGGCTGTTTGCCGAGGGGAAGGAGAAGATGATGACCGCCCTGAAATGCGCAACGAAGTTGAAACTGATGCTGAAACTG AGTTCCCGTTTGAATTTCGTGCCTTAGAAGTAGCACTAGAAGGCATCTGTAGTTTCCTTGATGCGCGTACCAGAGAACTGGAGACTGCTGCTTACCCAGCTTTAGATGAGCTGACATCCAAG ATAAGTAGCCGCAATCTGGACCGTGTGAGGAAACTGAAGAGTGCTATGACAAGGTTGACCAGTCCAGTTCAGAAA GTCAGGGATGAACTGGAGCAACTTTTAGATGACGATGATGATATGGCAGACCTGTACTTGTCAAGGAAACTAGGCGGAGTTTCTTCACCAGCGAGCGGTCAAGGTCAAGGGATTCCAAATTGGTTCCCTGCCTCTCCAACACTTTGTTCGAAGATATCTAAAGCTAGTAGGACGAGTGGTTTTACTACTCAGTCAACAGAAAATGATGTTGAAGAACTTGAAATGTTGCTCGAG GCTTACTTCATGCAGATAGAGAGCACGATGAATAAGTTGTCCACA TTGAGGGAGTACATCGACGACACCGAGGACTATATTAACATTCAG CTGGATAACCACCGGAATCAGCTGATTCAG CTGGAGTTATTCCTGAGTTCTGGCACGGTGTGTTTATCGATGTACTCCTTGGTGGCTGCCATTTTTGGGATGAATATCCCTTATACATGGAAAGCGGATCACGGCTATATGTTCAAATGG GTGGTCATCCTCACTGGAATTGCTTGTGCTTCCATtttcctatttctaatttcctaCGCCAGGCACAAGGGTCTCGTCGGATCATGA
- the LOC140003662 gene encoding probable galacturonosyltransferase 6 has product MKHFRRCSRILILSLLVVTVFIPIGLLSHRLKHLNADASGGFEDLSIIKHRTEAQKLSAIKEDDNEFVKVPVQEVYKYSDHISAVSLSSPGENNSLSDPGNGVGVTYLSERNGTSDEAKEDYHQSQEEKSLSGVKDRSTPTRIQQHQTVQVGSRRVHDEKVKQMKDQVIRAKAYLTFAPPNSNSHFIKELKLRIKESERAIGDSTKDSDLSKRALQKMKAMDATLLKASQLYPDCSAMVKKLRAMTHNAEEQVLTLKNQTTFLVQLAGRTTPKGLHCLSMRLTAEYFSLQSDERELPNQHKVHDPNLFHFAVFSDNILASAVVVNSTVSVAREPEKVVFHVVTDSLNLPAMSMWFLLNPPGKATVQVQNVDNFEWLSTRYGAVLQKQDSLDSRYTSALNHLRFYLPDIFPFLKKIVLLDHDVVVQRDLTGLWSLNMKGKVNAAVETCQEGEPSFRRMDMYIDFTHPLVAQRFDANACTWAFGMNVFDLQVWRKRNLTGVYHKYLHLGNKRPVFKAGSLPIGWMTFYKQTTALEKKWHILGLGYDSGVRLSDIEQGAVIHFDGIMKPWLDIGLDKYKQFWKRHVLYDHPYLQQCNIHA; this is encoded by the exons ATGAAGCATTTTCGTCGATGCTCGAGGATTTTGATCCTCTCCTTGCTCGTCGTTACTGTCTTCATTCCAATCGGTTTACTTTCTCATCGACTGAAGCACCTCAACGCCGACG CTTCCGGAGGATTTGAAGATTTGTCGATAATT AAACACAGGACAGAGGCTCAAAAACTTAGTGCAATTAAAGAG GATGACAATGAATTTGTTAAAGTGCCAGTTCAAGAGGTTTACAAATACTCAGATCATATTTCTGCTGTTAGTTTGAGCTCTCCTGGCGAGAACAATAGTCTTAGTGATCCAGGAAATGGTGTAGGTGTCACTTATTTGTCAGAAAGAAATG GAACCAGTGATGAAGCAAAAGAAGATTATCATCAAAGTCAAGAGGAGAAGTCACTGTCAGGAGTTAAG GATCGATCAACACCAACAAGGATCCAACAACATCAGACTGTTCAAGTCGGTTCTCGAAGGGTACATGATGAGAAGGTGAAACAGATGAAAGACCAGGTGATTAGGGCTAAGGCATACCTAACCTTTGCTCCGCCCAATAGCAACTCTCATTTTATAAAAGAGTTGAAATTGCGAATTAAGGAGTCGGAAAGAGCAATTGGTGATTCCACCAAGGATTCTGATTTGTCTAAGAG GGCATTGCAGAAGATGAAAGCCATGGATGCTACCTTGCTAAAAGCAAGTCAGCTTTACCCTGATTGCTCTGCCATGGTGAAAAAACTCCGTGCCATGACTCACAATGCTGAAGAACAAGTTCTGACACTGAAGAATCAAACAACATTTCTTGTTCAGCTTGCTGGAAGGACTACCCCAAAGGGCCTGCACTGCCTCTCCATGCGGTTGACTGCTGAATATTTTAGCCTGCAGTCTGACGAGAGGGAGCTCCCTAACCAACATAAAGTCCATGATCCAAATCTCTTTCACTTTGCTGTTTTTTCAGACAATATTTTGGCTTCTGCAGTGGTTGTCAACTCAACTGTTTCAGTTGCTAGG GAACCAGAGAAGGTCGTTTTTCATGTAGTGACAGATTCTCTTAACCTCCCAGCAATGTCAATGTGGTTCCTGTTAAATCCTCCTGGGAAAGCAACAGTCCAGGTCCAGAATGTGGACAACTTTGAATGGTTATCGACCAGATATGGTGCTGTTTTGCAGAAGCAAGACTCCCTTGATTCAAGATATACTTCTGCGCTGAACCACCTTCGTTTTTATCTTCCAGATATTTTTCCTTTCCTGAAAAAGATTGTGCTTCTTGATCATGATGTGGTCGTGCAAAGGGATCTAACTGGTCTTTGGAGTTTAAACATGAAAGGTAAAGTTAATGCTGCTGTGGAGACTTGTCAGGAAGGCGAGCCTTCTTTCCGTAGGATGGACATGTATATTGACTTCACACATCCCCTGGTGGCCCAAAGGTTTGATGCAAATGCATGCACCTGGGCATTTGGGATGAACGTGTTTGATCTGCAAGTATGGAGGAAACGGAATTTAACTGGGGTCTATCACAAGTACCTGCATTTG GGAAACAAGAGGCCAGTGTTTAAAGCTGGTAGTTTGCCCATTGGTTGGATGACTTTCTACAaacagacaacagctttagaGAAGAAATGGCACATTCTTGGGTTGGGTTACGATTCTGGTGTCAGGTTGAGTGACATTGAACAAGGAGCTGTTATTCATTTTGAtggaataatgaagccatggtTGGATATAGGTCTTGATAAGTACAAGCAGTTTTGGAAGCGCCACGTCCTGTACGATCATCCGTACCTCCAACAGTGCAACATCCATGCGTAA